In Candidatus Omnitrophota bacterium, the following are encoded in one genomic region:
- the folK gene encoding 2-amino-4-hydroxy-6-hydroxymethyldihydropteridine diphosphokinase, whose protein sequence is MARIYIGIGSNLADRRVNIEKALNLLREVKNLEIKKISSLHETEPVGGPPEQGNFLNAVLGAETSILPLELLAKLKSIEKRLGRGKGVPDGPRPIDLDILFYDDVVIKGKELEIPHPRLHERFFALKPLVEIAPDLVHPILNKQARQLLAEICERKPF, encoded by the coding sequence ATGGCTAGAATTTACATCGGCATAGGTTCAAATTTAGCAGATCGCCGGGTCAATATTGAAAAGGCCCTGAATCTTTTAAGGGAAGTAAAAAACTTAGAGATTAAGAAGATTTCCTCATTACATGAAACCGAACCCGTAGGCGGGCCTCCTGAACAGGGAAATTTCTTAAATGCTGTTTTAGGGGCTGAAACCTCTATCTTACCTTTAGAATTGTTAGCCAAATTAAAAAGCATTGAAAAAAGGTTAGGCAGAGGCAAGGGTGTTCCTGACGGTCCGCGGCCAATAGACTTAGATATTCTTTTTTATGATGATGTTGTAATTAAGGGAAAAGAATTAGAAATACCTCATCCTAGATTACACGAAAGATTTTTTGCTTTAAAACCGCTTGTCGAAATTGCCCCGGACTTGGTTCATCCTATATTAAATAAACAAGCCAGGCAATTACTGGCAGAGATTTGTGAAAGAAAACCTTTTTAG
- the panC gene encoding pantoate--beta-alanine ligase, whose protein sequence is MQVITAIDKMRSYVEEAKSRGKKIGLVPTMGCFHQGHLSLIEKAGTSTDTTIVSIFVNPAQFGPDEDYLAYPRDVEQDRLKAARAGVDVIFAPGLSEMYPESYLTYVNVEMITGVLCGKARPGHFKGVATVCAKLFNIIKPDIAFFGQKDAQQTIVVKRMVKDLNMDVEIEVLPIVREKDGLAMSSRNKYLNTVQRKDALVLYQALTKAKDMIKSGERNAGMIIGCTKQIMDKAGLKIDYISIVNARQLNSLEVISGEVLIALAVWVGRARLIDNIIVNTEVNTMGHEL, encoded by the coding sequence ATGCAGGTAATTACCGCGATAGATAAAATGAGGTCTTATGTTGAGGAGGCCAAAAGCAGGGGTAAAAAAATAGGCCTTGTTCCCACAATGGGCTGTTTTCATCAGGGTCATTTAAGCCTGATAGAAAAAGCCGGGACTAGTACGGACACAACGATTGTCAGCATTTTTGTTAATCCTGCGCAGTTTGGGCCGGATGAAGACTATTTGGCTTATCCCCGGGATGTAGAGCAGGATAGGCTCAAGGCAGCCAGAGCAGGAGTTGATGTTATTTTTGCGCCTGGCTTAAGTGAGATGTATCCGGAGAGTTACCTTACATATGTTAATGTGGAAATGATAACCGGGGTTCTCTGCGGTAAGGCGCGGCCCGGACACTTTAAGGGTGTAGCCACAGTTTGCGCCAAGCTCTTTAATATCATAAAGCCCGATATAGCCTTTTTCGGCCAAAAGGATGCACAGCAGACGATAGTTGTCAAAAGGATGGTAAAAGACCTGAATATGGATGTTGAAATAGAGGTATTGCCCATTGTCAGGGAAAAAGACGGTTTGGCAATGAGCTCAAGAAATAAGTATTTAAATACTGTTCAGCGTAAAGACGCGTTGGTCCTTTATCAGGCTTTGACTAAGGCAAAGGATATGATCAAAAGCGGCGAGAGAAATGCCGGTATGATCATAGGGTGCACTAAACAGATAATGGACAAAGCCGGCTTAAAAATAGATTATATATCCATAGTAAATGCCAGGCAGTTGAATTCTTTAGAAGTTATCTCCGGCGAGGTATTAATTGCTTTAGCGGTGTGGGTGGGCAGGGCGAGGTTGATAGATAACATTATAGTGAACACAGAGGTTAATACTATGGGCCATGAGCTTTGA
- the panD gene encoding aspartate 1-decarboxylase gives MMRLMHKSKIHRATVTQTDLNYEGSITIDSLLMKEADILANEKVHVLNLDNGSRCETYCIEGEANSGVICINGAAAHHSKTGDKVIIIAYGLMDTKEAVSIKPKIVYVDEKNKIKRIK, from the coding sequence ATGATGCGTTTAATGCATAAATCCAAGATCCATCGGGCCACTGTGACCCAGACCGACTTGAATTATGAGGGCAGTATTACTATAGATAGTCTTCTTATGAAGGAAGCGGATATTTTGGCTAATGAAAAGGTTCATGTGCTTAACCTTGATAATGGTTCAAGGTGTGAAACTTATTGCATAGAAGGGGAAGCGAATTCGGGTGTTATTTGTATTAACGGTGCGGCTGCTCACCATTCAAAGACAGGGGATAAAGTAATAATCATTGCTTATGGTTTAATGGACACAAAAGAGGCTGTTTCAATTAAACCAAAGATTGTCTATGTGGATGAAAAAAATAAGATAAAAAGGATAAAATAA
- the nadA gene encoding quinolinate synthase NadA, producing MVRTQQDETKYREELKERIAELKKDKDAAIIVHNYQRPEIQDIADIKGDSLALSRAATRIGNDVIIFCGVRFMAESASILNPGKKIILPVIEAGCPLADMVNLDQIKAKRQQFPDAAVVCYVNSLAEIKAESDICCTSGNAVNIVKSLNEYRKIIFIPDKNLGLYVASQVPEKEIITLEGFCPSHVRLSKADVLKVKASHPGAEFLVHPECYPEVVELADGVCSTKQMFDYIEVSKCKEFIIGTETGLLYGLEKKFPGRKFYSASVNLLCADMKLTTLGWVAHALEFMEHEIKVPENIRVKAKRTLDRMLEVK from the coding sequence ATGGTGCGCACTCAACAAGATGAAACAAAATACAGGGAAGAATTAAAGGAAAGAATAGCTGAATTAAAAAAGGACAAAGATGCGGCTATTATCGTGCACAATTATCAGCGGCCTGAAATTCAGGATATCGCTGATATAAAAGGTGATTCTTTAGCCTTAAGCAGGGCAGCTACCAGGATCGGCAATGATGTGATAATTTTTTGCGGAGTCAGGTTTATGGCTGAGAGCGCGTCTATCTTAAATCCCGGTAAGAAGATAATTTTGCCGGTAATTGAAGCAGGATGCCCTCTGGCTGATATGGTTAATCTTGATCAGATCAAGGCCAAAAGACAACAGTTTCCCGATGCAGCCGTAGTATGTTATGTTAATTCTTTAGCCGAGATAAAGGCGGAGAGCGATATATGCTGCACCTCCGGTAACGCGGTAAATATTGTCAAATCGTTGAATGAATATCGTAAAATAATTTTTATCCCTGATAAGAACCTTGGACTATATGTTGCTTCGCAGGTTCCCGAAAAGGAAATTATCACTTTAGAAGGCTTTTGTCCGTCGCATGTCAGGTTATCTAAAGCTGATGTGTTAAAAGTAAAAGCCTCTCATCCCGGTGCTGAATTTCTTGTCCATCCTGAATGTTATCCGGAGGTAGTTGAGTTAGCTGATGGAGTTTGCAGCACAAAGCAGATGTTCGATTACATCGAGGTTTCTAAATGTAAGGAATTCATAATCGGGACCGAAACCGGCCTGCTTTATGGTTTGGAAAAGAAATTTCCCGGCAGAAAATTTTATTCTGCTTCGGTAAATTTACTATGCGCTGATATGAAACTGACTACTCTTGGCTGGGTGGCCCATGCCCTGGAATTTATGGAGCATGAAATAAAAGTTCCGGAGAATATCAGGGTCAAGGCCAAGAGGACGCTGGATAGAATGCTGGAGGTGAAGTAG
- a CDS encoding aspartate dehydrogenase, with protein sequence MNKIRVGIIGCGVIGSALAKAIEKNFFGLAELTAVNDLDKAKTIKLVSSLTGNPGVLSIEELISASDLVIEAASKDISADTAHKALSKGKNIMVMSVGGLVGREDVLRLADQKSCRLYIPSGALCGLDGVKAASMGGVNSVTLTTRKPPLGLEGAPYVVKSKIDLNAIKQETVLFEGTVLEAVQGFPKNINVAAALSLAGIGPVKTKVKIVTSPEYKSNSHEVKVQGEFGILITKTENLPSPQNPKTSLLAVLSAIAALKQILEHTKIGT encoded by the coding sequence ATGAATAAGATAAGGGTAGGAATAATCGGCTGCGGGGTAATCGGCTCGGCTCTGGCTAAGGCAATAGAAAAAAATTTTTTCGGTTTAGCTGAACTGACAGCAGTAAATGATTTAGATAAAGCTAAAACAATAAAATTAGTCAGTTCTTTAACGGGTAATCCCGGCGTTTTATCTATCGAAGAATTAATAAGCGCCAGTGATCTGGTAATTGAGGCTGCTTCTAAAGATATTTCCGCAGATACCGCACACAAAGCTCTTTCAAAGGGAAAAAACATAATGGTAATGAGTGTGGGGGGGTTGGTTGGCCGTGAAGATGTATTGCGGCTTGCCGATCAAAAATCTTGCCGTCTTTATATTCCTTCCGGTGCCTTATGCGGCTTAGACGGGGTTAAAGCGGCATCGATGGGGGGAGTAAACTCTGTTACTTTAACTACCCGTAAACCACCGTTGGGATTGGAAGGTGCGCCCTATGTGGTAAAAAGTAAGATTGACCTTAATGCAATTAAACAAGAAACCGTGCTTTTTGAAGGTACGGTCTTGGAAGCTGTGCAAGGTTTCCCCAAGAATATAAATGTGGCTGCTGCTTTAAGCCTTGCCGGCATTGGTCCGGTTAAAACAAAGGTAAAGATCGTTACCTCGCCTGAATATAAAAGTAATTCCCATGAAGTTAAGGTGCAGGGTGAGTTTGGAATTCTTATAACCAAGACCGAAAACCTGCCCTCTCCTCAAAACCCAAAAACCAGTCTCTTAGCTGTCCTTTCAGCCATAGCAGCCTTAAAACAGATATTGGAACATACAAAGATAGGCACTTAA